One window of Tenacibaculum maritimum NCIMB 2154 genomic DNA carries:
- a CDS encoding DEAD/DEAH box helicase has product MNIATYYHSKISQCIQSHKKANAIFVVQGINADCLNRFEETHITDKATFLSEEHTTFSKEWFANFFTTLNTPKEYHLISYAQLTYLFSYIDASFFMDRLVILEDNLRQLYPLDKKFYLEKEEKENIERRSDNMPLHHAEQLKIGDEYFYALKSVSQQIKTIQLHQEESELEFDEPIGDYDLIDLSDAYDLDVFVNNVLQGSNQKVAFIKQHQKQPKNENAQALVRKINAFLEILGGELFFLPEVSVEEDYKPLPETTAALKKYWGNNANFRNLKVYKNPNSSKEIIEISQGLIVDTIIQEYENAKASKEVRDLFLTAPTGAGKSLLFQLPSFHVSKNGDVTIIVSPLIALMKDQVKGIIADREYNKVAYLNSELSLIDRERIIDNCKDGEIDILYMSPELLLSYDISHFIGERTLGLLVIDEAHLITTWGRDFRVDYWFLGNHIRKIRKYKNIQFPMVAVTATAIYGGSNDMVFDSIDSLVMQNPHIFIGQVKRDDIEFVINNYDKFESRYERSKLNQTVSFIRDIDKIGLKTLVYTPYTKHIKQILSELNDAPDIATGYYGSLDSHLKELAYRQFKNSDRKVMVSTKAFGMGVDISDIQVVYHHAPSGLLPDYVQEIGRVARNPKIKGYAALNYSSQDQRFSKALHGMSALRQYQIREVLEKIHKAYLKHKSRNLLLSIDDFGHIFENAIDLDQKVLTALMMIEKDYLAKNRFNVLIARPKKLFVVVFASVSEHEFATLKNHYPNAVREITKLYQNVIVEVDLDKIWMQNFSDKSFPSLKREFYNGKLFRGINVEVKPQLKISFERSINYNQAYQQLDVLFNALQQAFVQMQGFFTQEELQAKLKNVLQDDVKAEKLSKFVLSTFSGRMIQPGVIEDGAFLQRKKERHQYKYRVFNNRYLQAFAAMLKRFGRLFENTDEAIVNRFITNKESNAVTYVRLGYFMEMLQIGTFEIKGGENPMVFIRINDPQRIERDANNSYYKNTLLEKTLERHYLSNEIFDHFFLNGFTNKERWDFIEDYFLGEDVDMLKENYQSNESNDLDIIKHLNKKAKKLTGDYTDKSKKEDNNIHIFKANSETYYNMDNLLTIEVDGKQETLKVSEWLNHNPVAFDQEKRKHQFTIDKSVFDILSNRLKLHHYEYFKRSLGLKLRINFKGYDKPMKALVPYKNKPVEFYKWWCNNTDEVYLSLREKIVLFDKVAMSKPDILKAAHKKMINR; this is encoded by the coding sequence ATGAACATAGCAACCTATTACCATTCAAAAATTAGTCAATGCATTCAAAGTCACAAAAAGGCTAATGCTATTTTTGTAGTCCAAGGTATTAACGCAGATTGTTTAAATAGGTTCGAAGAAACGCATATTACAGATAAAGCTACCTTTCTGTCAGAAGAGCACACAACTTTTAGTAAAGAATGGTTTGCCAATTTTTTCACCACTTTAAACACACCCAAAGAGTATCACTTAATTTCTTATGCGCAATTAACGTACTTGTTCAGTTATATAGATGCATCTTTTTTTATGGATCGTTTGGTTATTCTTGAAGATAATTTAAGACAATTGTACCCACTAGATAAAAAGTTTTATCTAGAAAAAGAAGAAAAAGAAAATATAGAAAGGCGTAGTGACAATATGCCATTGCATCACGCAGAACAATTAAAAATTGGTGATGAATATTTTTATGCTCTAAAATCTGTGTCGCAACAAATAAAAACCATACAGTTACATCAAGAGGAAAGCGAACTAGAGTTTGATGAGCCTATAGGAGATTATGACCTCATAGACCTTTCTGATGCATACGATTTAGATGTGTTTGTTAACAATGTGCTTCAAGGTTCAAATCAAAAAGTAGCTTTTATCAAGCAACACCAAAAGCAACCTAAAAACGAAAACGCTCAAGCTTTAGTACGAAAAATAAATGCCTTTCTAGAAATTTTAGGAGGCGAGTTGTTTTTTCTACCAGAAGTTTCTGTTGAAGAAGATTATAAACCATTACCTGAAACTACAGCAGCATTAAAAAAATATTGGGGCAATAACGCTAATTTTAGAAACTTAAAAGTTTATAAAAACCCAAACTCAAGTAAAGAAATTATTGAAATCTCTCAAGGTTTAATAGTAGATACCATTATACAAGAGTATGAAAATGCCAAAGCCAGTAAAGAAGTTAGAGATTTATTTTTAACTGCACCAACGGGTGCTGGTAAGTCTTTATTGTTTCAATTACCATCATTTCACGTGTCTAAAAACGGCGATGTTACAATTATAGTATCACCATTAATAGCCTTAATGAAAGATCAAGTAAAAGGCATTATTGCAGATAGAGAATATAACAAAGTAGCCTATTTAAATAGTGAATTAAGTTTAATAGATAGAGAACGTATTATAGACAACTGTAAAGATGGTGAGATTGATATTTTGTATATGTCACCAGAGTTATTACTTTCTTATGACATATCCCACTTTATAGGCGAACGAACTTTAGGACTGTTGGTTATAGATGAAGCACACCTTATTACTACTTGGGGAAGAGATTTTAGAGTAGATTATTGGTTTTTAGGAAATCACATTCGTAAAATACGCAAGTATAAAAATATACAGTTTCCAATGGTAGCTGTTACAGCTACAGCTATTTATGGAGGTTCTAACGATATGGTGTTCGATAGTATCGATAGTTTGGTAATGCAAAACCCACATATATTTATAGGGCAAGTAAAACGAGACGATATTGAGTTTGTTATTAATAACTACGATAAATTTGAGTCTCGTTACGAGCGTAGTAAACTCAATCAAACCGTTTCTTTTATTAGAGATATAGATAAAATTGGTTTAAAAACCTTGGTGTATACACCTTATACCAAACACATCAAACAAATTTTATCAGAATTAAACGATGCGCCAGATATAGCCACTGGGTATTATGGTTCATTAGATTCCCATTTAAAAGAATTAGCATACCGACAGTTTAAAAATAGCGATCGTAAAGTAATGGTATCTACCAAAGCATTTGGTATGGGTGTCGATATATCAGACATCCAAGTGGTCTATCATCACGCACCATCAGGTTTACTACCAGATTATGTACAAGAAATAGGAAGGGTTGCAAGAAATCCTAAAATAAAAGGATATGCAGCTTTAAATTACTCGTCACAAGATCAGCGATTTAGTAAAGCACTTCACGGTATGTCTGCATTGCGCCAGTACCAAATTAGAGAAGTGTTAGAAAAAATACATAAAGCCTATCTAAAACATAAATCTAGAAACCTACTTTTATCTATAGACGACTTTGGTCATATTTTTGAAAATGCCATAGACCTCGATCAAAAGGTACTCACAGCTTTAATGATGATTGAAAAAGATTATTTGGCAAAAAATAGGTTCAATGTTTTAATTGCTCGTCCTAAAAAATTATTCGTTGTGGTTTTTGCAAGTGTTAGTGAACACGAATTTGCAACGCTAAAGAACCATTATCCCAATGCGGTAAGAGAAATTACTAAATTATACCAAAACGTAATAGTTGAGGTTGATTTAGATAAAATATGGATGCAAAACTTTAGCGATAAAAGTTTTCCTAGTCTAAAACGTGAATTTTATAATGGTAAACTTTTTAGAGGAATTAATGTAGAAGTGAAACCACAATTAAAAATTTCATTTGAAAGAAGTATTAATTACAATCAAGCTTACCAGCAATTAGATGTTTTGTTTAACGCATTGCAACAAGCTTTTGTTCAAATGCAAGGCTTTTTTACACAAGAAGAATTACAAGCAAAGCTAAAGAACGTTTTACAAGACGATGTAAAAGCAGAAAAATTATCAAAATTTGTATTGTCTACATTCTCTGGAAGAATGATACAACCAGGTGTTATTGAAGATGGGGCATTTTTGCAGAGAAAAAAGGAAAGACATCAATACAAATACCGTGTATTTAATAATCGTTATTTACAAGCATTTGCAGCGATGCTCAAAAGGTTTGGTCGCCTTTTTGAAAATACAGACGAGGCAATTGTAAATAGGTTTATAACTAATAAAGAATCTAATGCTGTAACCTATGTGCGTTTAGGTTACTTTATGGAAATGCTACAAATAGGAACTTTTGAAATAAAGGGAGGTGAAAACCCAATGGTGTTCATTCGTATAAACGATCCGCAACGTATAGAACGTGATGCAAACAATTCATATTATAAAAATACATTATTAGAAAAAACATTAGAACGTCATTATTTAAGTAATGAAATTTTTGATCATTTCTTTTTAAATGGATTTACCAACAAAGAGCGTTGGGATTTTATAGAAGACTATTTTTTAGGTGAAGATGTAGATATGTTAAAAGAAAACTATCAATCTAATGAATCTAATGACTTAGATATTATTAAACATCTTAATAAAAAAGCTAAAAAACTAACAGGAGATTATACTGATAAAAGTAAAAAGGAAGATAATAACATTCACATCTTTAAAGCCAATTCAGAAACCTATTATAATATGGATAATTTATTGACAATTGAGGTAGATGGTAAGCAAGAAACACTAAAGGTTAGTGAATGGTTGAATCATAACCCAGTTGCATTTGATCAAGAAAAAAGAAAGCATCAATTTACAATTGATAAAAGTGTATTTGATATTCTCTCTAATAGATTGAAATTGCATCATTATGAATATTTTAAAAGGTCTTTAGGATTAAAATTAAGGATTAACTTTAAAGGATACGATAAACCTATGAAAGCTTTAGTGCCATACAAAAACAAACCAGTAGAGTTTTATAAGTGGTGGTGTAATAATACAGATGAAGTGTATCTCTCATTAAGAGAGAAGATAGTGTTGTTTGATAAAGTTGCAATGTCAAAACCTGATATCCTTAAGGCAGCACACAAAAAAATGATTAATAGATAA
- a CDS encoding type I restriction endonuclease subunit R: MAGGTKEIHFEDHIVNYLTQEVKEYNVVHKNKYDKKLCIIPEDVLAFIKESQPKKYQNIQTHLGIATDTKIVEAIAKSLRNNKTLKTLRSKLRISGERLDLVYFQPANNKTPEHETWYAQNRLSVIRQLAYSTKNNNELDLCFFINGIPVATAELKNALTGQNHHNAIKQYMQDRDPNGEPLLEFQRCLVHFAIGTEKVFMTTKLDGKSTFFLPFNQGLRNYNPNGFATAYVWEDILRKDSVLDLAQNFINLQEDVDKAYDPKTKAIVEKKSTKLLFPRFHQLKAVRRLLDQLKIDGTGTNYLIQHSAGSGKSNTITWLAYRLANFYQNYTDQTALFDSIFVLTDRRVLNTQIQENIRQIDNIPGMVAYLDEKTTAKDLKREIEHGTRIIITTIQKFPVISDEVSQKLDKKYAVIIDEAHSSQSGETSRHMRKALSLEEAAEKDTPAKDLDEVIADEISKKGQQPNISQFAFTATPKPKTIELFGTVQPDGGKEPFDIYSMEQAIKEGFILDVLENYMSFKRYYKLIKRSDIEDKEYEKKKTVRVLGNYVDLQDHAIEKKARIILEHFSAETQNKIQGKARGMLVTKSRLHAVRFKRKFDDVMREMKLPYEALVAFSGTVKDDETGEEYTETNMNDLDGKISIPDALKLPKYRLLIVANKYQTGFDEPMMHTMFVDKKLGGTSTVQTLSRLNRNARGKESTMVLDFVNDPEDVQADFQKYYGKNFIQEENLTDPNAIYDSLNQVESFEVYYPQEVEAFASIFFTEENNFEKLQPILEEIAARFVDNLEEEDQAAFKSAASSFVKLYRFLSQIITFTDVELEKVYVFLTALIKKLPYAKSTLPLDVINDVELDSYKIQHKYTTNLAMKPGEGYGEQEGMKPSGAMGGNDDELDFLTKIIKVLNETYGIELSEEDKLEVRKVKSTLHSDEELMSYFNKENSKDNIKDKFDEKVDSEFLNFIDKKLDFYNKMTEDKINTLFKTMWFNELYDARVRGIGK; the protein is encoded by the coding sequence ATGGCAGGAGGAACCAAAGAAATACATTTTGAAGACCATATTGTAAACTATTTAACCCAAGAGGTTAAAGAGTATAATGTGGTACACAAAAACAAGTACGATAAAAAATTATGCATCATACCAGAAGATGTATTGGCATTTATAAAAGAAAGTCAACCAAAAAAATACCAAAACATACAAACCCATTTAGGGATAGCTACAGATACTAAAATAGTAGAAGCGATTGCCAAAAGTTTACGCAACAACAAAACCTTAAAAACCTTACGTAGTAAATTACGCATTTCGGGTGAGCGTTTAGATTTGGTTTATTTTCAACCTGCTAATAACAAAACACCAGAGCACGAAACTTGGTATGCACAAAACCGATTGTCTGTTATTAGGCAATTAGCATATTCTACTAAAAATAATAATGAATTAGACTTATGTTTTTTTATTAATGGTATTCCTGTAGCTACAGCAGAATTAAAAAATGCACTTACAGGGCAAAACCACCACAATGCCATTAAACAGTATATGCAGGATCGTGACCCAAATGGCGAACCCCTGTTGGAGTTTCAACGTTGTTTAGTACACTTTGCTATCGGTACAGAAAAAGTATTTATGACAACCAAATTAGATGGTAAATCAACCTTCTTTTTGCCTTTTAATCAAGGTTTACGTAATTACAATCCTAATGGCTTTGCCACAGCCTATGTTTGGGAAGATATTTTACGTAAAGATTCAGTATTGGATTTAGCGCAAAACTTTATCAATCTACAAGAAGATGTAGACAAAGCCTACGACCCAAAAACAAAAGCAATTGTAGAAAAAAAATCTACCAAGTTATTATTTCCTAGATTTCATCAATTAAAAGCGGTTAGGCGTTTATTAGACCAATTAAAAATTGATGGTACAGGCACTAACTATTTAATACAACATTCTGCAGGTTCAGGTAAATCTAATACCATCACGTGGTTAGCATATCGTTTGGCTAATTTCTACCAAAATTATACAGACCAAACAGCCTTATTCGATTCTATTTTTGTATTAACGGATAGACGTGTATTAAATACTCAAATTCAAGAAAACATCAGGCAGATAGATAACATACCAGGTATGGTTGCTTATTTAGATGAAAAAACAACGGCGAAAGATTTAAAAAGAGAAATAGAACACGGAACAAGAATCATAATTACTACCATACAGAAATTCCCTGTAATTTCAGATGAGGTATCTCAAAAGTTAGATAAGAAATATGCAGTAATTATTGATGAAGCGCATAGTTCACAATCCGGTGAAACTTCAAGGCATATGCGTAAAGCATTAAGTTTAGAAGAAGCAGCAGAAAAAGATACACCTGCAAAGGATTTAGATGAGGTAATAGCAGATGAAATCAGTAAAAAAGGGCAACAGCCTAATATTTCACAATTTGCCTTTACCGCAACCCCAAAACCTAAAACCATTGAGTTATTTGGTACAGTACAACCAGATGGTGGTAAAGAACCATTTGATATTTACTCAATGGAACAAGCCATTAAAGAAGGTTTCATTTTAGATGTATTAGAAAATTATATGTCATTTAAACGCTATTATAAATTAATTAAGCGTAGCGATATAGAAGATAAAGAATACGAAAAGAAAAAAACAGTACGTGTTTTAGGTAATTATGTCGATTTACAAGACCACGCAATTGAAAAGAAGGCTCGTATTATTTTAGAACATTTTTCAGCCGAAACTCAAAATAAAATTCAAGGGAAAGCAAGAGGAATGCTCGTAACCAAATCACGTTTACACGCAGTACGTTTTAAAAGAAAATTTGACGATGTAATGCGAGAAATGAAATTACCTTACGAAGCGTTAGTGGCTTTTTCAGGTACTGTAAAGGATGATGAAACAGGTGAGGAATACACCGAAACCAATATGAACGATTTAGATGGGAAAATTAGCATTCCCGATGCGCTTAAACTACCAAAATATCGCTTGTTAATTGTAGCAAACAAATACCAAACAGGGTTCGATGAACCTATGATGCACACAATGTTTGTAGATAAAAAATTAGGAGGTACAAGTACAGTACAAACTTTATCGCGTTTAAATAGAAATGCTAGAGGTAAGGAATCTACTATGGTATTAGATTTTGTAAACGACCCAGAAGATGTACAAGCAGATTTTCAAAAATATTACGGTAAAAACTTTATTCAGGAAGAAAACTTAACTGACCCAAATGCAATTTATGATAGTTTAAATCAAGTGGAAAGTTTTGAAGTATATTATCCTCAAGAAGTAGAAGCTTTTGCCAGTATATTCTTTACAGAAGAAAATAACTTTGAAAAACTACAACCTATTTTAGAGGAGATAGCAGCTCGTTTTGTAGATAACTTGGAAGAGGAAGACCAAGCAGCATTTAAAAGCGCAGCTAGTTCTTTTGTGAAGCTATATCGTTTTTTAAGCCAAATCATCACATTTACGGATGTAGAATTAGAAAAAGTGTATGTGTTTTTAACAGCATTGATTAAAAAACTGCCTTATGCTAAATCTACCTTGCCACTAGATGTTATAAACGATGTTGAGTTAGACAGTTATAAAATTCAGCATAAATACACAACAAACTTGGCAATGAAGCCAGGAGAAGGCTACGGTGAACAAGAGGGAATGAAACCAAGTGGAGCTATGGGAGGAAACGATGATGAATTAGATTTTCTAACAAAAATAATAAAGGTTTTAAATGAAACCTATGGTATTGAGCTTTCGGAAGAAGATAAACTGGAGGTAAGAAAGGTAAAAAGCACTTTGCATTCAGATGAAGAATTGATGTCGTATTTTAATAAAGAAAACTCAAAGGATAATATTAAAGATAAATTTGATGAAAAGGTTGATTCCGAGTTTTTAAACTTCATTGATAAGAAGTTAGATTTTTACAATAAAATGACAGAAGATAAGATTAACACGCTATTTAAAACAATGTGGTTTAACGAATTATATGATGCTCGTGTAAGAGGCATTGGTAAATAA
- a CDS encoding AAA family ATPase — MRNPNWARIHELFDEFINSFVIHKNSILTDDTNILSIETINSIQGRFIENYNDNDEKDLKFQKKLASQFEGASYNEKLVFAHAEWLWSYSVNDLQTATKKNYTKTITGLEHSKINDEPYKYGFGSAGQFHKTNKYWEIAFNIELIKTLVEKQSEGADLEELKKWVEAICLYLKYNRENETYFVDVKFRERFQNKALTMCNILTYCAFPGRYERIASNGHKAQIYHTFRSLIKEEEGENTNADECILLIREKLNKWRNEGFDFYENDLRKLWNYSASDIPYDELQAILYKKAIVLYGPPGTSKTHSANTIANALIKESYLKNKGNLDTFFSNSESIVNDRIHRLQLHANYTYEDFVAGMQLVDKQTKPQKGKLFEYCALAKNDSDNLPHVLILDEINRVDLSRVFGEVFSAMENRNEDIVTAVGNFKLNIPDNLYIIGTMNEIDFSLEQIDFALRRRFLWFPYGYNAGILQDIAYLKNEKQKAGLSHRDIERLINAANALNIAISNEDELGKQFEIGHTFFAEIVDIYSSFKAINNKTNRIKDKLFRANGPATILWDISIQPILEAYLGNVEEDEKKKTIQDLNNTFFQASLD; from the coding sequence ATGAGAAATCCTAATTGGGCAAGAATACACGAGCTTTTCGATGAATTTATCAATTCATTTGTAATACATAAAAATAGCATTTTAACGGATGACACGAATATACTTTCTATTGAAACTATAAATAGTATTCAAGGTAGATTTATTGAAAATTACAATGATAATGATGAAAAGGACTTAAAATTTCAAAAAAAGTTAGCAAGTCAATTTGAAGGAGCTTCATATAATGAAAAACTTGTATTTGCTCACGCAGAGTGGTTATGGTCTTATTCAGTGAATGACTTGCAAACAGCAACAAAGAAAAATTACACAAAAACAATAACCGGTTTAGAGCATTCAAAAATAAATGATGAACCGTATAAATACGGTTTTGGTAGTGCTGGTCAATTTCATAAAACCAATAAATATTGGGAGATAGCATTTAATATTGAATTAATTAAAACACTTGTTGAAAAACAATCTGAAGGTGCTGATTTAGAAGAATTAAAAAAATGGGTAGAAGCCATTTGTTTATATCTTAAATACAATCGTGAGAATGAAACATATTTTGTAGATGTAAAATTTAGAGAAAGGTTTCAAAATAAGGCTCTTACGATGTGTAATATATTAACATATTGTGCTTTTCCAGGTCGTTACGAAAGAATTGCTTCTAATGGTCATAAAGCTCAAATTTACCATACATTTAGGTCGCTAATTAAGGAAGAAGAAGGTGAAAACACCAATGCTGATGAATGTATTTTATTAATAAGAGAAAAGCTAAATAAATGGAGAAATGAAGGTTTTGACTTCTACGAAAATGACCTAAGAAAACTATGGAATTATAGTGCAAGTGATATACCGTATGATGAATTACAAGCAATATTATACAAAAAAGCGATTGTTTTATATGGCCCACCAGGAACAAGTAAAACCCATTCTGCAAATACAATAGCAAATGCACTTATAAAAGAAAGTTATCTAAAAAATAAAGGGAATCTTGATACCTTCTTTTCAAATAGTGAATCGATTGTTAATGATAGAATACATAGACTTCAATTACACGCAAATTATACATACGAAGATTTTGTTGCAGGAATGCAATTGGTTGATAAACAAACCAAACCACAAAAAGGCAAACTATTTGAGTATTGTGCTTTAGCAAAAAATGATAGTGACAATTTACCTCACGTTTTGATATTAGATGAAATCAATCGTGTTGATTTATCAAGAGTCTTTGGAGAAGTTTTTTCAGCAATGGAAAATAGAAATGAAGATATTGTAACAGCAGTTGGTAACTTCAAATTAAACATACCAGATAATTTATACATAATTGGTACAATGAATGAAATCGACTTTTCTTTAGAGCAAATAGATTTCGCTTTAAGACGTCGTTTTTTATGGTTCCCTTACGGTTACAATGCTGGTATCTTACAAGATATTGCTTATTTAAAAAATGAAAAACAAAAGGCAGGCTTATCACATAGAGATATAGAACGATTAATAAATGCTGCAAATGCTTTAAATATTGCCATATCTAATGAGGATGAATTAGGAAAACAGTTTGAAATTGGTCATACATTTTTTGCTGAAATAGTGGATATATATTCATCTTTTAAAGCTATTAATAATAAAACAAATAGAATTAAAGATAAATTATTCAGAGCCAATGGTCCTGCAACTATTCTTTGGGATATTTCTATTCAACCTATTTTAGAAGCTTATTTAGGTAACGTTGAAGAAGATGAAAAGAAAAAAACGATTCAAGATTTAAACAACACTTTCTTCCAAGCATCACTTGATTAA
- a CDS encoding 5-methylcytosine restriction system specificity protein McrC, with amino-acid sequence MINTNKHIIHLKESTCIGNELSYDIIQFVNSQVVSKNSFFHFSDKERDAEPVFNYYNNQWWVNRFVGEISFIFQEEEYQIIIKPRFGELFLFELLEIIFNFKFAKSKQSLSKSDTTDDYIKRIIAKIWLSKLIQANKYGLPRTNKKRVFSGAQIKGKLEVRDSILPYKNSNKLISSSYEKTINPDIASLLYETFKKLSKSYGLPQINKLPKNAIQIIHQLELARGKSLNRQLFYDTSKLPKIYQSFKEVLDLSISILANKTMNNQASNKHGYAFFLDMAEIWEMYLLKIFQEKFKLEGWQVESETIQSYKGSFYSRKLIPDIVLSKGNKVAVFDAKYKLMKGHYLDVDRSDFFQIHTYKAYYNKKKQLVISGLLYPITSNNIKKEPVNSILNDYTKFVISGINLDDIDSTEDSLLKFNQSSNKLLFFIEKELIT; translated from the coding sequence TTGATTAATACTAATAAGCATATAATTCATTTAAAAGAAAGTACTTGTATTGGTAATGAGTTGTCTTATGACATAATTCAATTTGTGAACTCTCAAGTTGTTTCTAAAAATTCATTTTTCCATTTTTCTGATAAAGAAAGAGATGCTGAACCTGTTTTTAATTATTATAATAATCAATGGTGGGTGAATCGATTTGTAGGTGAAATTTCATTTATATTTCAAGAGGAAGAATATCAAATTATTATTAAACCAAGATTTGGTGAATTATTTTTATTTGAATTATTAGAAATCATTTTTAATTTCAAATTTGCAAAGAGTAAACAATCATTAAGTAAATCTGACACCACAGATGATTACATAAAACGTATAATTGCTAAAATTTGGTTATCTAAATTAATACAGGCAAATAAGTATGGTTTACCTCGTACAAATAAGAAAAGGGTTTTTTCTGGAGCACAAATAAAGGGTAAGTTAGAAGTTAGAGATAGTATATTACCTTATAAAAACAGCAATAAGTTAATATCGTCAAGTTATGAAAAAACGATTAACCCAGATATAGCATCATTGTTATATGAAACATTTAAAAAACTATCAAAAAGTTACGGTTTACCACAAATAAATAAACTACCAAAAAACGCAATTCAAATAATACACCAATTAGAATTAGCGAGAGGTAAATCTTTAAATCGGCAATTATTCTACGATACTTCTAAATTGCCAAAAATATACCAATCCTTCAAAGAAGTATTAGATTTATCAATATCCATTTTAGCTAACAAAACAATGAATAATCAAGCTTCAAATAAGCACGGTTACGCATTCTTTTTAGATATGGCTGAAATTTGGGAAATGTATTTATTAAAAATATTCCAAGAAAAGTTTAAACTTGAAGGATGGCAAGTAGAATCTGAAACAATACAATCTTATAAAGGTAGCTTTTATTCGCGTAAATTAATTCCAGACATTGTATTAAGCAAAGGTAATAAGGTAGCTGTTTTTGATGCTAAATATAAACTTATGAAAGGTCATTATTTAGATGTAGATAGATCAGATTTCTTTCAGATTCATACTTATAAGGCATATTACAATAAGAAGAAACAATTAGTAATTTCAGGGTTGTTATATCCTATTACTTCAAACAATATCAAAAAAGAACCTGTAAATAGTATTTTGAATGATTATACAAAGTTTGTAATTAGTGGTATTAACCTTGATGATATAGACAGTACGGAAGATTCACTGCTTAAGTTTAATCAATCTTCAAATAAACTATTATTTTTTATTGAAAAAGAACTTATAACTTAA
- a CDS encoding restriction endonuclease subunit S, producing the protein MEKAYETYKDSDVEWIGKIPENWKSVSLKWISNITKGRKPKVDYDESGENLLPYLSMEFLRDKTSNPTYASIDEKGLVFVDDGDILILWDGSKAGEIVKAKKGVLSSTMAKIDITDSDFESTYLNYLLQLGEKHIQENTIGMGIPHVSGDVLKGLKMLLPPKQEQTQIAAYLDYHTQLIDTLISKKETLIQKLQEQRQAIINEAVTKGLNKNVALKDSGIEWLGEIPEHWEVVKLKYVLNNLNNIRIPLSSSKRGVMKNKVYDYYGASGVIDKVEDYLFEGKNILIGEDGANLISRSKRLVFIADGKYWVNNHAHILHPKIGDIEFYTELLELIDFTPIIEGSAQPKLTQDALMNIQIPNPPVEEQIEIKNFINIKIKKANDLIYKIKNSIQKLKAYRQSLISEAVTGKIDVRDWQLPNS; encoded by the coding sequence ATGGAAAAAGCATACGAAACATATAAGGATAGTGATGTAGAATGGATTGGTAAGATTCCAGAAAATTGGAAAAGCGTAAGCCTAAAATGGATTAGCAATATTACCAAAGGAAGAAAACCTAAAGTTGATTATGATGAAAGTGGTGAAAATTTATTGCCATATTTGTCAATGGAGTTTTTAAGAGATAAAACTTCAAATCCTACTTATGCTTCAATAGATGAAAAAGGATTAGTGTTTGTAGATGATGGAGATATTCTGATATTATGGGATGGTTCTAAAGCAGGTGAAATTGTGAAAGCTAAAAAGGGTGTGCTCTCATCAACTATGGCGAAAATTGATATAACTGATTCTGATTTTGAGTCAACTTATCTTAATTATTTATTACAACTAGGTGAAAAACATATTCAAGAGAATACAATTGGTATGGGTATTCCTCACGTTAGTGGTGATGTTTTAAAAGGCTTAAAAATGTTATTACCACCAAAACAAGAACAAACCCAAATCGCAGCCTATCTCGATTACCATACCCAATTAATAGATACCTTAATTAGCAAAAAAGAAACCCTAATACAAAAACTACAAGAGCAACGACAAGCCATTATTAACGAAGCAGTAACCAAAGGGTTAAATAAAAATGTAGCCTTAAAAGATAGTGGTATTGAGTGGTTGGGGGAAATTCCAGAGCATTGGGAGGTAGTTAAGTTGAAGTATGTCTTAAATAATCTAAATAATATTAGAATTCCTCTAAGTTCATCTAAAAGAGGTGTAATGAAAAATAAAGTATATGATTATTATGGAGCTTCAGGGGTCATAGATAAAGTAGAAGACTATTTGTTTGAAGGGAAAAATATTTTGATTGGAGAAGATGGAGCAAATCTTATATCACGTTCAAAAAGGTTGGTATTTATTGCTGATGGTAAATATTGGGTTAACAATCACGCGCATATACTTCATCCTAAAATAGGAGATATTGAGTTTTATACTGAATTACTAGAATTAATTGATTTTACACCGATAATTGAAGGTTCAGCACAACCGAAGCTTACTCAAGATGCTTTAATGAATATTCAAATACCAAATCCACCAGTTGAAGAACAAATTGAGATAAAGAATTTTATAAATATTAAAATTAAAAAGGCAAATGATTTAATTTATAAAATTAAAAATTCTATCCAAAAACTCAAAGCCTATCGTCAGTCTTTAATTTCAGAAGCAGTAACGGGTAAAATTGATGTTAGAGATTGGCAACTACCAAATAGCTAA